A single genomic interval of Nitrospirota bacterium harbors:
- a CDS encoding rhodanese-like domain-containing protein, translating into MAYRRYLVWGSLALLFVLTGASGVPAYHSYVLTVQQLRAGLNKAPSLAQKGFFLIDVRSPEEHATGVIPGTDRNIDFREIKARHREIGAKPDDHIVVYCQSGRRSHIAAETLADLGYRHAYNVKGSMNAWLEAGYPVEPPRR; encoded by the coding sequence ATGGCCTACCGTCGATATCTTGTGTGGGGCAGCCTTGCGCTGCTCTTCGTGCTGACCGGCGCGAGCGGCGTGCCGGCCTATCATTCTTACGTGCTGACCGTCCAACAACTGCGGGCCGGGTTGAACAAGGCGCCGTCGTTGGCCCAGAAAGGCTTTTTCTTGATCGATGTCCGGTCGCCGGAAGAACACGCCACCGGAGTCATTCCGGGAACGGACCGGAACATCGATTTCCGCGAGATCAAAGCCCGCCATCGCGAGATCGGCGCTAAACCGGACGACCACATCGTGGTCTACTGCCAGTCCGGACGCCGCAGCCATATCGCGGCCGAAACGCTGGCGGATCTGGGGTACCGCCACGCCTACAACGTCAAGGGCAGCATGAACGCCTGGCTGGAAGCCGGATATCCCGTCGAACCGCCCCGTCGTTAG
- the pyrE gene encoding orotate phosphoribosyltransferase, with amino-acid sequence MLRDELADAFIATRSFKWDPHGGFKLASGLTSPFYVDCRVLMAHPGPRALVAQAAWDLLKDLEFDCIGGLELGAISIATTISDYGFRATPRRDWRTFVVRKQPKDHGLGKLIEGAVQAGDRALIVDDVLTSGGSLLKAVAAAREAGLDVRYALVIVDRKEQDGQANVERQSVTLFSLLTIEDLMRRHEKAHAAASPHYS; translated from the coding sequence ATGTTACGAGATGAGCTGGCGGACGCGTTTATTGCGACCCGGTCGTTCAAGTGGGACCCCCACGGCGGCTTCAAGCTGGCCTCCGGCCTGACCAGTCCGTTTTATGTGGATTGCCGAGTCCTCATGGCCCACCCCGGCCCCCGGGCGTTGGTGGCGCAGGCGGCATGGGACCTCCTCAAGGATTTGGAGTTCGACTGCATCGGCGGTCTGGAGCTGGGCGCCATTTCGATCGCAACGACCATCTCCGATTACGGCTTTCGCGCGACGCCACGGAGGGACTGGCGGACCTTCGTCGTCCGCAAGCAGCCGAAGGATCACGGTCTGGGGAAGTTGATCGAAGGGGCCGTCCAGGCGGGCGATCGGGCCTTGATCGTGGACGACGTGCTCACCAGCGGCGGATCGCTGCTCAAAGCCGTCGCTGCGGCCCGCGAGGCCGGGCTCGACGTCCGCTACGCCTTGGTCATCGTGGACCGGAAGGAGCAGGACGGACAGGCGAACGTCGAACGGCAGAGCGTGACGCTGTTCAGCCTGTTGACCATCGAGGATCTGATGCGCCGGCACGAGAAAGCCCACGCGGCGGCCAGCCCACACTATTCATGA
- a CDS encoding CbiX/SirB N-terminal domain-containing protein, translating to MRQSNRGVILIGHGGIPKDCPYELVMKLKRLEAQRRAAGGAPTAEEADLDCRIRRWPRTSSNDPYKAGLEALAARLEPLLEGSLFRIAYNEYCAPTLEEAVDELLKEGAREITVISSMLTPGGSHAEIEIPQTIDHLRRTHPGVVFRYAWPFDLDLVAGMLATQVKGFGGT from the coding sequence ATGCGGCAAAGCAACCGAGGAGTGATCTTGATCGGCCACGGCGGCATTCCGAAGGATTGTCCGTACGAGCTGGTGATGAAACTGAAGCGCCTGGAAGCGCAGCGGCGGGCGGCCGGCGGGGCACCGACGGCGGAGGAAGCGGACTTGGATTGCCGGATTCGCCGGTGGCCACGGACGAGCTCGAACGATCCTTATAAGGCCGGTCTCGAAGCCCTGGCCGCGCGGCTCGAGCCGCTGCTGGAGGGGAGCCTGTTCCGCATCGCCTACAATGAGTATTGCGCGCCGACGCTGGAGGAGGCGGTCGACGAGCTCCTCAAAGAAGGAGCCAGGGAGATCACGGTGATCTCCTCCATGCTGACGCCCGGAGGGTCCCACGCCGAAATTGAGATTCCGCAGACGATCGACCACCTTCGGCGAACGCATCCCGGCGTGGTCTTTCGCTACGCCTGGCCCTTCGATCTCGACTTGGTCGCCGGCATGCTGGCGACCCAGGTCAAGGGGTTTGGGGGAACGTAG
- a CDS encoding DUF523 and DUF1722 domain-containing protein, with amino-acid sequence MLDETCEAASRPIRLGVSRCLLGDHVRYDGGHKRDSFVVEVLGRFVEWVPVCPEVEAGFGVPREAMRLVGNPRHPRLLTVHSACDRTEEMARFSEERVRELEALDLSGFVFKKDSPSCGVERVRVFNSQGIPSLKGVGLFARAFVQRFPLIPVEEEGRLCDPVLREHFIERVFCYRRWRDLLKKRVTRQAIVDFHTVHQYLLLAHSREHFQRLGRLMANAHRYRPLDLARRYGAGIMEALKTTATVYKHASVLRRIASHMMGLLKASEREELRDVIEDYHRGLVPLVVPITLLKHYVRAYNVAALRNQVYLNPHPKEFMLRNHV; translated from the coding sequence ATGCTCGACGAGACTTGCGAAGCTGCCAGCAGGCCGATTCGCCTCGGCGTCAGTCGCTGCCTGCTCGGCGACCACGTCCGTTACGATGGCGGGCACAAGCGGGACAGCTTCGTGGTCGAGGTGCTCGGGCGGTTCGTGGAATGGGTGCCGGTCTGCCCGGAAGTGGAAGCCGGCTTCGGTGTTCCGCGGGAGGCGATGCGGCTGGTCGGCAATCCACGGCACCCGCGGCTCCTGACGGTGCACTCCGCCTGCGATCGGACGGAGGAGATGGCGCGCTTCTCGGAGGAGCGGGTCCGCGAACTGGAGGCGTTGGACCTCTCGGGATTCGTCTTCAAGAAGGATTCGCCCAGTTGCGGCGTCGAGCGAGTACGCGTCTTCAATTCTCAAGGGATCCCCAGCCTCAAGGGCGTCGGGCTGTTTGCGCGCGCGTTCGTGCAGCGTTTCCCGCTGATCCCGGTGGAGGAAGAGGGCCGATTGTGCGATCCTGTGCTTCGCGAACACTTCATCGAACGGGTGTTCTGCTATCGACGCTGGCGCGACCTCCTCAAGAAGCGCGTCACGCGCCAAGCCATCGTGGATTTTCACACGGTCCATCAGTATCTGTTGCTGGCGCACAGCCGCGAGCACTTTCAGCGCCTCGGGCGTCTCATGGCGAACGCCCATCGGTATCGACCACTCGACTTGGCCCGGCGGTACGGTGCGGGGATCATGGAGGCGTTGAAGACCACAGCTACGGTTTACAAGCACGCGAGCGTTCTCCGCCGCATCGCCAGCCATATGATGGGTCTGCTGAAGGCCAGCGAAAGGGAAGAGTTGCGTGACGTCATCGAGGATTATCACCGCGGGCTGGTGCCGCTGGTGGTGCCGATCACGCTCCTAAAACATTATGTCCGGGCCTATAACGTGGCAGCCCTTCGGAATCAGGTGTATCTGAATCCTCATCCCAAGGAGTTCATGCTGCGCAATCACGTCTGA
- a CDS encoding TIGR01777 family oxidoreductase, whose amino-acid sequence MKIVITGGTGFIGRALCRALAAEGHDVVVLSRRAGEGELGLDPSVRVVEWDGVTAGPWERELEAADAVINLAGASIAEARWTAERKRMIYESRIAPTRLLAQALGRASARPRMFLSASGVGYYGPRDDRPLQEHDPPGTGFLAELCVAWEREAMSAQQAGARVVCLRFGMVLEKDGGALPKMLPPFRAFIGGPIGPGTQWVSWIHRQDLIGIMEWVLAAPAVSSPVNAVAPGAVTMREFCATLGRVLRRPSWLPVPERVLRLALGELGTVLTTGQRVLPEVAQQGGYRFRYPSLEPALQAILGPAVSARPAA is encoded by the coding sequence ATGAAGATCGTGATCACCGGCGGAACCGGCTTTATCGGTCGGGCATTGTGCCGGGCGTTGGCCGCTGAAGGCCATGATGTCGTGGTGCTGTCTCGTCGGGCCGGAGAGGGCGAGTTGGGCCTCGACCCGTCTGTCAGGGTCGTCGAGTGGGACGGGGTGACGGCGGGTCCCTGGGAACGGGAGTTGGAAGCGGCCGATGCGGTGATCAACCTGGCGGGGGCTTCGATTGCCGAGGCGCGATGGACGGCCGAGCGCAAGCGGATGATCTACGAGAGCCGCATCGCCCCCACGCGACTGCTGGCACAGGCCCTCGGGCGAGCCTCCGCCCGCCCCCGCATGTTCCTTTCCGCGTCCGGCGTCGGCTACTATGGCCCCCGTGACGACCGTCCCTTGCAGGAGCATGACCCGCCGGGAACGGGGTTTCTGGCCGAGCTGTGCGTGGCCTGGGAACGGGAGGCGATGTCGGCGCAGCAAGCCGGGGCCCGCGTCGTCTGTTTGCGCTTCGGCATGGTGTTGGAGAAGGACGGCGGGGCTCTCCCGAAAATGCTGCCGCCGTTCCGCGCCTTCATCGGCGGGCCGATCGGGCCGGGGACCCAATGGGTATCCTGGATCCACCGGCAAGACCTTATCGGAATCATGGAATGGGTGTTGGCCGCGCCGGCGGTGAGCAGTCCGGTCAATGCGGTCGCTCCGGGCGCGGTGACGATGCGGGAGTTCTGCGCCACGTTGGGCCGGGTGCTGCGCCGACCCTCCTGGTTGCCGGTGCCCGAGCGGGTGCTGCGCCTGGCGTTGGGCGAGCTCGGCACGGTGCTCACGACGGGGCAGCGCGTCCTGCCCGAGGTGGCGCAACAAGGCGGGTACCGATTCCGCTATCCGTCACTGGAGCCGGCCCTGCAGGCGATCCTCGGGCCGGCGGTATCCGCCCGACCCGCGGCATGA
- a CDS encoding ATP-binding protein — MTTDDKEGGDLMEKSASEWMEQDLLSLIQNGVEERIDLEYKSGDALTANDRAKNEISKDVSALANGAGGVIVYGMVEEGYVPRRLDGIDPSQITKEWLEQVINGRVRPRLTGLHINPVPLTTSAPGKVAYVVGVPQGQTAHQAGDKRYYKRFNFESVPMEDHEIRDVMNRVKHPLIVPTFLRRFIGREGTVCEYALSISLLNKGSVSAHDIKAVFTVPRTVSKAVKGFDKQHGVEIPSRLFGNQWFENPLTAIGRVIFPEDEWELTNGKDRDFVIIVDTNRIDRNEMREPILFWKTYADDMPPQSGQVMLGEIPSVNV, encoded by the coding sequence GTGACCACGGACGACAAAGAAGGTGGCGACCTTATGGAAAAGTCCGCATCGGAATGGATGGAGCAGGATCTACTCTCGCTAATTCAGAATGGAGTAGAGGAGAGAATCGATCTCGAATACAAGAGCGGTGACGCCCTCACTGCCAACGACAGAGCGAAGAATGAAATCAGCAAGGACGTTTCGGCTTTGGCGAACGGTGCTGGCGGCGTGATTGTCTATGGCATGGTGGAAGAAGGGTATGTGCCCCGGAGGTTGGATGGGATCGATCCGTCGCAGATTACAAAGGAGTGGCTTGAGCAAGTGATCAACGGACGGGTCCGTCCACGATTGACTGGACTCCATATCAATCCGGTACCACTCACCACTTCCGCTCCCGGGAAGGTCGCATATGTTGTAGGCGTTCCACAGGGGCAGACGGCTCATCAGGCGGGAGACAAGAGGTACTACAAGCGGTTCAATTTTGAATCTGTTCCGATGGAAGACCATGAGATCCGGGATGTCATGAATCGCGTGAAACATCCCCTTATCGTCCCCACCTTCTTACGAAGATTCATAGGTCGAGAAGGAACCGTATGCGAATACGCCCTGAGCATCTCACTTCTTAATAAGGGGTCAGTGTCAGCTCATGACATCAAGGCAGTTTTCACCGTGCCAAGGACAGTATCCAAAGCCGTGAAGGGTTTTGATAAGCAACACGGCGTCGAAATCCCTTCCCGTTTGTTTGGGAATCAATGGTTCGAGAATCCATTGACCGCGATCGGGCGTGTCATTTTCCCAGAAGATGAATGGGAGCTTACCAACGGAAAAGATCGAGACTTTGTGATCATCGTAGATACAAATCGCATCGATAGGAATGAGATGAGGGAACCCATTCTGTTCTGGAAGACCTATGCAGATGACATGCCCCCGCAGTCTGGGCAAGTCATGCTGGGAGAGATACCTTCCGTAAACGTCTGA
- a CDS encoding type I restriction enzyme endonuclease domain-containing protein, whose amino-acid sequence MFQRIEPRWQAKLAQVKTLIPITEAELAAASGPDTREHLAKKLESLRGQAQWMESTIIEIVISEAQNEVRDFQKWGFDIIPHRVVMKTGFQTSDGKRVAVDDAFKDPQHPFRIAVVCAMWLTGFDVECLGTLYIDKPMKAHTLMQAIARANRVYPSKECGVIVDYNGMLKSLREALAQYAVGDEEHADGGEAIVAPIEELVAFLAQALEAAENHLRGLGFDPGRLHGATGFARIEALRDAVGALYTSDEVKRRFEIMARQVFARFKALLMEPSALAYAERHDNIEAIYKKLQERRDTADVTEVLKELHRIVNEAIRAQAPGEDHAEGLTVDLSRIDFGRLRDEFAGKVRRKHAALQDIRDVVEKRLAQMLARNPMRMDYYKKYQEIIADYNREKDRVTVEETFAKLVALAQSLDAEQRRAAEEGLSDDELALFDLLFKDNISRADRERLKQASKALLPSLRELLRPMHDWTQNTATQAEVKVFILDHLWQTLPRPPFTDEETEAVAGRVYDYVWQRSASGYDLLAA is encoded by the coding sequence ATGTTCCAGCGCATTGAGCCGCGCTGGCAGGCGAAGCTTGCGCAGGTCAAGACCCTGATTCCCATCACAGAAGCGGAATTGGCCGCTGCCAGCGGCCCTGACACGCGGGAGCATCTCGCCAAGAAGCTTGAGTCGTTGCGCGGGCAGGCTCAGTGGATGGAGAGCACCATCATCGAGATCGTCATTAGCGAAGCGCAGAACGAGGTCCGCGACTTCCAAAAGTGGGGCTTCGATATCATCCCGCATCGTGTCGTGATGAAGACCGGCTTCCAGACGTCCGACGGCAAGCGGGTGGCGGTGGATGACGCCTTCAAAGACCCCCAGCATCCGTTTCGCATCGCCGTCGTCTGCGCCATGTGGCTGACCGGGTTTGACGTGGAATGTCTCGGGACTCTGTATATCGACAAGCCGATGAAGGCTCATACCCTCATGCAGGCCATCGCCCGCGCCAATCGGGTGTATCCCAGCAAGGAGTGCGGCGTCATTGTCGACTACAACGGGATGCTCAAGAGCTTGCGCGAAGCGCTGGCGCAGTACGCTGTCGGTGACGAGGAGCATGCTGATGGAGGCGAGGCCATCGTGGCCCCGATCGAAGAGTTGGTGGCGTTCTTGGCGCAGGCGCTGGAGGCGGCGGAAAACCATCTCAGAGGACTGGGGTTCGATCCAGGCCGGCTTCACGGTGCAACCGGGTTCGCGCGTATCGAAGCACTGCGGGATGCCGTGGGTGCACTCTATACCTCAGACGAAGTGAAACGACGCTTCGAGATTATGGCGCGACAGGTCTTTGCCCGATTCAAGGCATTGCTCATGGAGCCGAGTGCCCTCGCCTACGCGGAACGCCACGACAACATCGAGGCGATTTACAAGAAGTTGCAGGAGAGGCGCGACACCGCGGATGTCACTGAGGTGTTGAAGGAACTCCATCGCATCGTTAATGAGGCCATCAGGGCTCAGGCACCCGGCGAAGATCACGCCGAGGGGCTCACAGTGGACCTAAGCCGGATCGATTTCGGCAGGCTCCGGGATGAGTTTGCCGGCAAGGTCCGGCGCAAGCACGCCGCCCTCCAAGACATTCGCGACGTGGTCGAGAAAAGGCTGGCGCAGATGCTCGCCAGGAACCCGATGCGGATGGACTATTATAAAAAGTATCAGGAGATCATTGCAGACTACAATCGCGAAAAGGATCGTGTGACCGTTGAAGAGACCTTTGCGAAGCTCGTCGCGCTTGCACAGAGCCTCGATGCGGAACAACGGCGTGCTGCGGAGGAGGGGCTCAGCGACGACGAATTAGCGCTGTTTGACCTGTTGTTCAAAGATAATATCAGCAGGGCGGATCGTGAGAGACTCAAGCAGGCAAGCAAGGCCCTGCTCCCGTCTTTGCGCGAGTTGCTTCGCCCCATGCACGACTGGACGCAGAACACCGCCACCCAGGCCGAGGTGAAAGTGTTTATCCTCGATCACCTCTGGCAAACGCTGCCTCGTCCTCCGTTCACAGACGAGGAGACCGAAGCGGTCGCTGGACGTGTTTATGACTACGTCTGGCAGCGGAGCGCGAGCGGGTACGATCTGCTCGCGGCATAG
- a CDS encoding type I restriction endonuclease, giving the protein MITDINSEDRLVQQTFAGYLHDRLGWESVYAYNEETFGPEGTLGRMSERDVVLVRDLRAALERLNPDLPPSAREQAIERLRRIDFARSLLQHNREFYGFIRGGVPVEWREASGETRHAHAQVIDFRQAASNRFLAVRELKIQGVRVPHYNRRADLVCFVNGLPLVFIELKAVYRTIRAGLDDNLTDYLSEHSIAHAFHHNAFLVVSNGDRARYGSITSKWEHFVEWKRNSENEKGRVDAQTLLEGMLAKERLLDLVENFILFDDSRPGGTRKIVARNQQLLGVNNAVASVLRQEELKRTIPLRERVIEYRIPKPDLLKAAEGPPAESAYASRVASNHAEDHELPLVKRAHPDLGRLGVFWHTQGSGKSYSMAFFAEKVRRVVPGNFTFLLMTDREDLDDQIWRAFVCCGVADEKTPRASSGKELQELLRGNHRFIFSLIHKFNQPVTEPYSERDDIIVISDEAHRTQAGKFARNMRLALPNAAFIGFTGTPLFKHDELTRRIFGDYISRYDFKRSEEDQSTVKLVYENRGEKLGIARLDLNDRIAAKIEEAELDPDQTALLEHLLGQDYEVITADDRLDKLADDFVEHCSTRWQTGKSMLV; this is encoded by the coding sequence ATGATCACCGACATCAACAGTGAGGATCGACTGGTCCAGCAAACGTTCGCAGGCTACCTGCACGACCGCCTCGGCTGGGAGAGTGTCTATGCTTATAACGAAGAGACGTTCGGACCGGAGGGCACGCTGGGGCGCATGTCGGAACGCGATGTGGTGCTCGTGCGTGATTTGCGCGCGGCGCTTGAACGGCTCAATCCCGACCTGCCGCCATCAGCCCGCGAGCAAGCGATCGAGAGGCTCAGGCGCATCGACTTCGCGCGCTCGCTCTTGCAGCACAACCGGGAGTTCTACGGCTTCATTCGCGGTGGCGTCCCGGTCGAGTGGCGCGAGGCTTCCGGTGAAACCCGCCATGCGCACGCCCAGGTGATCGACTTCCGGCAGGCTGCTAGTAACCGCTTCCTCGCCGTACGCGAGTTGAAAATCCAGGGCGTGCGGGTGCCCCACTACAATCGGCGAGCGGACTTGGTGTGCTTCGTCAACGGCCTGCCGCTGGTCTTCATCGAGCTGAAGGCGGTCTACCGAACCATTCGCGCCGGGCTCGACGACAATCTCACGGACTACCTGAGCGAGCACAGCATCGCCCACGCCTTCCACCATAACGCGTTCCTTGTGGTGAGCAATGGGGATCGCGCCCGCTATGGCTCGATCACCAGCAAGTGGGAGCACTTCGTCGAGTGGAAGCGCAACTCGGAGAATGAAAAGGGTCGCGTGGATGCTCAGACGCTCCTGGAAGGGATGCTGGCCAAGGAGCGGCTGCTCGACCTCGTCGAGAATTTCATTCTGTTCGACGACAGCCGGCCCGGCGGTACGCGGAAGATTGTAGCTCGCAACCAACAGTTGCTTGGAGTGAATAATGCGGTTGCGTCCGTCCTTCGACAGGAGGAGCTCAAGCGGACCATTCCCCTTCGAGAGCGTGTCATCGAGTACCGCATCCCGAAGCCGGACTTGCTCAAGGCTGCGGAGGGGCCTCCAGCCGAATCGGCCTATGCCTCACGGGTGGCCTCCAACCATGCCGAAGACCATGAACTCCCTTTGGTCAAGCGGGCGCACCCTGATCTCGGGCGGTTGGGGGTGTTCTGGCACACCCAGGGGAGCGGGAAGTCCTACTCGATGGCGTTCTTCGCCGAAAAGGTGCGTCGCGTCGTGCCCGGCAACTTTACCTTCCTACTCATGACCGATCGGGAGGATCTGGACGACCAGATTTGGCGGGCGTTCGTCTGTTGCGGAGTGGCAGATGAGAAGACGCCGCGGGCCAGTTCAGGGAAGGAACTTCAGGAACTCTTGCGCGGCAACCACCGGTTCATCTTCAGCCTGATCCACAAGTTCAACCAACCTGTCACCGAGCCTTACAGCGAGCGTGACGACATCATTGTGATCTCGGACGAGGCGCACCGAACCCAGGCTGGGAAGTTCGCGCGCAATATGCGGCTCGCTCTGCCCAACGCCGCGTTCATCGGCTTCACCGGGACTCCGCTATTCAAGCATGACGAACTGACCAGGCGCATCTTCGGCGATTACATCTCCCGGTATGACTTCAAACGGTCCGAGGAGGATCAGTCCACGGTCAAGCTTGTGTACGAGAATCGGGGCGAGAAGCTGGGCATCGCCCGGCTCGATTTGAACGATCGGATTGCGGCAAAGATCGAGGAGGCAGAGCTTGATCCGGATCAGACCGCGCTGTTGGAGCACCTCCTCGGGCAGGACTATGAGGTCATCACGGCTGACGATCGACTGGATAAGTTGGCTGATGACTTCGTCGAGCACTGCAGCACACGCTGGCAGACCGGCAAGTCAATGCTCGTGTGA
- a CDS encoding nucleotidyl transferase AbiEii/AbiGii toxin family protein, whose product MESTKAKTGHRESALGRGDERPDVMSMPDLFTPIELFREALGFTSQHHGFPERLIEKDYVCTVLLEALTATHDGLVFKGGTCLAKVYADFYRMSEDLDFVIPMPVDAPRSARSARAKRLKDFVAALPDQFPFVRVVEPLTGANNSTQYNAVIGYASSLGGRDETIKIEVGLREPLVLPPVDGQAKTILLDPVSREQLVPVKPVRCISKIEAFAEKFRAALSRREPALRDFFDLDYAVRTLGLKPDNTELVALVHDKIQILGNDPVDVSASRLSALRQQVEPQLRPVLRTEDFRAFDLDRAFGIVAQMANQLSVRR is encoded by the coding sequence ATGGAATCCACGAAAGCCAAAACGGGGCACCGTGAATCCGCGCTGGGGCGTGGTGATGAACGACCGGATGTGATGTCCATGCCAGATCTCTTCACGCCAATCGAGCTGTTTCGTGAAGCGCTTGGTTTCACCAGCCAGCACCATGGTTTTCCTGAGCGTCTGATCGAGAAGGATTATGTCTGCACGGTGCTACTGGAGGCTTTGACTGCGACCCACGACGGCCTCGTGTTCAAGGGCGGCACCTGCCTCGCAAAGGTGTATGCCGATTTCTATCGCATGAGCGAAGATTTGGACTTCGTCATTCCCATGCCGGTGGATGCGCCTCGATCGGCGAGAAGCGCGCGGGCGAAGAGACTGAAGGACTTCGTCGCCGCGCTTCCGGATCAGTTTCCCTTTGTGCGTGTGGTCGAACCGCTGACTGGCGCGAATAACTCGACGCAATATAATGCGGTCATCGGGTATGCCTCGTCCCTTGGGGGACGAGACGAGACGATCAAGATCGAGGTGGGTCTTCGGGAGCCTCTGGTGCTGCCGCCTGTCGATGGCCAAGCCAAGACGATTCTTCTCGATCCTGTGTCTCGCGAACAGCTTGTTCCCGTCAAGCCGGTGCGATGCATTTCCAAGATCGAAGCGTTTGCCGAAAAGTTCCGGGCGGCTTTGTCCCGCCGGGAACCTGCGTTGCGTGACTTCTTCGATTTGGACTACGCCGTTCGGACCCTGGGCCTGAAGCCGGACAATACCGAGCTGGTCGCGCTGGTGCATGACAAAATACAGATCCTCGGTAACGATCCGGTCGATGTCTCGGCAAGCCGGTTGTCCGCACTGAGGCAACAAGTTGAACCTCAACTGCGGCCGGTTTTACGAACCGAAGACTTTAGGGCGTTCGATTTGGACAGAGCCTTCGGAATCGTGGCTCAAATGGCGAACCAGTTGAGTGTCCGCCGATGA
- a CDS encoding type IV toxin-antitoxin system AbiEi family antitoxin domain-containing protein produces MKKGLGEIERLLFAYVQMRGQTTVRAGELVRPLHLSAPRERNLLSRLAKAGWIARVQRGLYLVPRKLPLGGKWSPNEVLALNTLMKERKGRYQLSGPNAFNYYGFDEQVPVRLYAYNNRISGDWKIGAVDMTLIKVADERLGDTTTVPAPDGETAVYSSRVRSLVDAVYDWSRFNGIPRGYAWIRRELKARRISAAELVACTLRYGDKGTIRRMGALLEREGVEEKLLRKLERALTRTSSPIPWNPRKPKRGTVNPRWGVVMNDRM; encoded by the coding sequence ATGAAAAAGGGCTTGGGAGAGATCGAACGGCTCCTGTTTGCGTATGTTCAGATGCGGGGACAAACGACCGTCCGGGCGGGTGAATTGGTGCGACCACTGCATTTGTCCGCGCCGCGCGAGCGCAATCTGCTCAGTCGGCTGGCCAAAGCCGGGTGGATTGCCCGCGTTCAACGCGGGCTGTATCTCGTGCCACGAAAACTGCCGCTCGGCGGCAAATGGAGTCCGAACGAAGTGCTGGCCTTGAACACACTGATGAAAGAACGCAAGGGGCGATACCAACTCTCCGGGCCCAATGCTTTCAATTATTACGGTTTTGATGAGCAGGTTCCCGTCCGACTGTATGCGTATAACAACCGGATATCGGGGGACTGGAAAATCGGCGCAGTCGACATGACCTTGATCAAGGTGGCCGATGAGCGGCTTGGTGACACGACGACAGTGCCGGCGCCAGACGGAGAGACCGCGGTCTATTCTTCGCGGGTTCGGTCGTTGGTCGATGCCGTGTATGACTGGTCTCGCTTTAACGGCATCCCGCGCGGGTATGCGTGGATTCGTCGGGAGTTGAAGGCCCGGCGGATCAGCGCGGCGGAGTTGGTGGCGTGCACCCTGCGCTACGGCGATAAAGGGACGATCCGAAGGATGGGTGCCCTGCTGGAACGGGAAGGCGTCGAGGAAAAATTGTTGCGCAAGCTGGAACGGGCTCTGACGCGAACGAGCAGTCCCATCCCATGGAATCCACGAAAGCCAAAACGGGGCACCGTGAATCCGCGCTGGGGCGTGGTGATGAACGACCGGATGTGA